A window of Chitinophaga sp. MM2321 contains these coding sequences:
- a CDS encoding pyruvate carboxylase, whose amino-acid sequence MSDQSIKKITKLLVANRGEIAVRVLRAAAELRIRTIAVFTYEDRYSLHRYKADEAYQIGKDDDPLKPYLDIEGLINLAKSQEVDAIHPGYGFLSENVQFARRCREEGIIFVGPSPEIMAQLGDKVAAKVIAREAEVPLIEDSRVPLTDVATVISEANRIGFPVMLKAASGGGGRGMRMVSKEADLARSFLEARSEASKAFGDDTIFIEKFIEEPKHIEVQIMGDHHGNIVHLYERDCSVQRRFQKVVEIAPSPNLPQHTREKLYEYALRLARKVGFNNVGTVEFLVDKTHRIYFIEVNPRIQVEHTVTEEVTGIDIVRSQILIAQGHHLSDPEIFLKDQDDVRLNGFAIQCRITTEDPENNFTPDYGTVIAYRNAGGFGIRLDEGSTYSGVKISPFFDSMLVKVTAWGRTLSGASGRMHRTLREFRIRGVKTNIRFLENVITNDTFRKGNCTVAFIDQHPELFKLSQIRDRGTKTLLYLADVTVNGHPDVKEKDPGHRFRIPMIPAFDSLQPYPKGTKDLLEEMGRDKFAQWLRQEKPVYFTDTTFRDAHQSLLATRVRTKDLLSVAEGYARNNPQVFSMEVWGGATFDVAMRFLHECPWKRLQQLRKAMPNVLLQMLFRGSNGVGYSAYPENLIAEFIEKSWENGIDVFRIFDSLNWVDAMEPSIRFVRERTNALAQAAISYTGDVLQPTGKKYTLQYYVDLAKRLEDAGAHMLAVKDMAGLLKPQAATVLIPALMDAVKLPIVLHTHDTAGVQAATYLKAIESGINVVDCAVASLSGLTSQPNLNSMVAILDNHERRSNMNLHSLNEYSNYWEDVRGYYYPFESDMKAGTAQIYENEIPGGQYSNLRQQAESLGLGDKLEQIKKNYTAVNRLFGDLIKVTPSSKVVGDMALFMTSNQLTEADVMDESRNLAFPASVKGFFRGDLGVPYGGFPAELQRIVLKGEAPLQGKPNAHLPPVDFDADFAVFLQQYPHAEYLDYLSYHMFPKVFDAYYHHAMIYGNVEAIPTPAFFYGLKMGEEILITLGKGKTIIVKLLYILPPDDSGMRTVVFELNGYARRVQVRDHSVKSVLPINRKVMNQLLEIGAPLQGKLSRLLVSAGTPVLANTPLFIIEAMKMETTVTATRDGKVKAVLLAEGMMVQQDDLVVEFEN is encoded by the coding sequence ATGTCAGATCAATCGATTAAAAAGATAACGAAGCTATTAGTTGCCAACCGTGGTGAAATAGCGGTGCGTGTATTAAGAGCAGCCGCTGAATTACGGATCCGGACCATCGCCGTATTTACATACGAAGACCGCTATTCGCTGCACCGGTATAAAGCAGATGAAGCCTATCAGATTGGGAAAGATGACGATCCGCTGAAGCCTTATCTCGATATAGAAGGGCTCATCAACCTGGCGAAATCACAGGAAGTAGACGCCATCCATCCGGGGTACGGATTTCTGAGCGAGAATGTGCAGTTTGCACGCCGCTGCCGGGAAGAAGGAATTATTTTCGTAGGCCCGTCACCCGAAATTATGGCACAACTGGGTGATAAAGTGGCGGCCAAAGTCATTGCCCGCGAAGCAGAAGTACCACTGATTGAAGACAGCCGCGTACCGCTCACAGATGTGGCTACCGTTATCAGTGAAGCAAATCGTATAGGTTTTCCCGTTATGCTCAAAGCTGCTTCCGGCGGTGGTGGCAGAGGGATGCGCATGGTAAGTAAGGAAGCCGACCTGGCAAGATCTTTCCTCGAAGCCCGCAGCGAGGCCTCCAAAGCTTTCGGAGATGATACCATCTTCATAGAAAAATTTATAGAAGAACCCAAACATATAGAAGTACAGATCATGGGAGATCACCATGGTAATATTGTACACCTCTATGAACGCGATTGCTCCGTACAGCGCCGCTTTCAGAAAGTGGTGGAAATAGCGCCATCCCCCAATCTGCCGCAACATACCCGCGAGAAGCTGTATGAGTACGCATTACGACTGGCCCGCAAAGTTGGCTTCAACAACGTGGGCACTGTAGAATTCCTGGTGGACAAAACACATCGTATCTATTTTATAGAAGTGAATCCGCGGATCCAGGTAGAGCATACGGTAACAGAGGAAGTGACAGGAATTGATATTGTACGCTCACAAATCCTCATCGCACAGGGACATCACCTGTCTGATCCCGAAATATTTTTAAAAGATCAGGATGATGTACGCCTGAATGGCTTTGCTATTCAGTGTCGTATTACTACTGAAGATCCTGAAAATAATTTCACCCCTGACTATGGTACCGTGATTGCCTATCGCAATGCCGGTGGCTTCGGTATCCGGCTGGATGAAGGCAGTACTTACTCCGGTGTGAAGATCTCACCCTTCTTCGATTCCATGCTGGTAAAGGTTACCGCATGGGGCCGCACGCTGTCAGGCGCTTCCGGGCGTATGCACCGGACCTTGCGGGAGTTCCGTATCCGTGGTGTGAAAACAAATATCCGCTTCCTCGAAAATGTTATCACCAACGATACTTTCCGTAAAGGCAATTGTACCGTAGCATTTATAGACCAGCATCCGGAGCTGTTTAAACTATCCCAGATCCGCGACCGTGGCACCAAAACGCTGCTATACCTGGCGGATGTAACGGTAAACGGTCATCCCGATGTGAAGGAAAAAGATCCTGGTCACCGTTTCAGAATACCCATGATCCCGGCATTCGATTCCCTGCAACCTTATCCAAAAGGTACCAAAGACCTGTTGGAAGAAATGGGGCGGGATAAGTTTGCACAATGGCTGCGGCAGGAAAAACCGGTGTACTTTACCGATACCACTTTCCGGGATGCACACCAAAGCCTGCTGGCTACCCGCGTACGTACCAAAGACCTGTTGTCGGTAGCCGAAGGGTATGCCCGCAATAATCCGCAGGTATTTTCTATGGAAGTATGGGGTGGCGCTACCTTTGATGTGGCCATGCGCTTTTTGCATGAATGCCCCTGGAAGCGCCTGCAACAGTTGCGCAAGGCGATGCCCAATGTGTTGCTGCAGATGCTTTTCCGCGGTTCTAACGGCGTCGGCTACTCGGCATATCCCGAAAACCTGATCGCAGAGTTCATCGAAAAATCCTGGGAGAACGGGATCGATGTGTTCCGCATTTTTGACTCGCTCAACTGGGTGGATGCTATGGAACCCAGCATCCGTTTTGTACGGGAACGTACCAACGCTTTGGCACAGGCAGCCATCAGCTACACCGGTGATGTGTTGCAGCCAACCGGCAAAAAATATACACTTCAATATTATGTAGACCTGGCTAAACGCCTGGAAGATGCCGGCGCACATATGCTGGCCGTAAAAGATATGGCCGGCTTGCTGAAACCACAGGCAGCCACCGTACTGATCCCCGCACTGATGGATGCCGTGAAGCTACCCATCGTACTGCATACCCACGATACTGCCGGGGTACAGGCAGCCACCTACCTCAAAGCAATTGAATCCGGTATAAACGTAGTAGACTGCGCAGTGGCTTCCCTCAGCGGTCTTACTTCCCAGCCCAACCTTAATTCTATGGTGGCTATACTTGATAACCATGAGCGCCGCAGTAATATGAATTTGCATTCATTAAACGAGTATAGTAATTACTGGGAAGATGTACGCGGTTACTATTATCCGTTTGAATCCGATATGAAGGCGGGGACCGCACAGATCTACGAAAACGAAATTCCGGGCGGACAATATTCCAACCTGCGGCAACAGGCCGAATCATTGGGACTGGGCGACAAACTGGAACAGATCAAAAAGAATTATACCGCCGTGAACCGGTTGTTTGGCGACCTGATAAAAGTGACCCCCAGCTCAAAAGTGGTGGGTGATATGGCGCTTTTCATGACCAGCAACCAACTTACGGAAGCAGATGTGATGGACGAAAGCCGCAACCTGGCATTTCCGGCCTCTGTGAAGGGGTTCTTCCGGGGCGACCTGGGCGTGCCTTATGGTGGCTTCCCCGCTGAACTGCAACGGATTGTGCTGAAAGGCGAAGCGCCTTTGCAGGGAAAGCCCAATGCACACCTGCCACCGGTTGACTTTGATGCCGACTTCGCCGTTTTCCTGCAGCAGTATCCGCATGCGGAGTATCTCGACTATCTCAGCTATCATATGTTCCCTAAAGTATTTGATGCATATTACCACCATGCAATGATATATGGTAATGTGGAGGCGATTCCTACGCCGGCCTTTTTTTATGGGCTGAAGATGGGCGAAGAGATCCTCATCACTTTAGGCAAGGGTAAAACCATCATTGTTAAGCTGCTCTATATTTTACCTCCGGATGATAGCGGTATGCGAACAGTGGTTTTTGAGCTGAATGGATATGCCCGCCGGGTACAGGTAAGGGACCATTCGGTAAAGAGTGTGCTGCCAATAAACAGGAAGGTCATGAACCAGTTACTCGAAATCGGCGCACCACTTCAGGGTAAATTATCCCGCTTGCTGGTGAGTGCCGGTACCCCCGTTTTGGCAAACACACCGTTGTTTATTATTGAGGCCATGAAGATGGAAACAACGGTAACAGCTACCCGTGATGGGAAAGTGAAAGCGGTGCTGTTGGCAGAGGGAATGATGGTACAACAGGACGATTTAGTAGTAGAATTTGAAAATTAA
- the xerD gene encoding site-specific tyrosine recombinase XerD: protein MERSMSDHSIEAYLRDVEKLEQYLTGHGKGNLRPQDVTLAELKACVQWIAKLGMTATSQARTISGIKAFYKFLLLEDMAKEDPTQLLEAPKIQRKLPDVLTFEEIEKMIAQISLDTAEGHRNKAILETMYSCGLRVSEVINLQITQLHMDVGFIQVIGKGDKERLVPIGKDAMRQIDIYRRNVRIHMPVKHGEEDTLFLNRRGSVLSRVMIFLVIKELAKKAGIVKNVSPHTFRHSFATHLIEGGADLRAVQEMLGHESITTTEIYTHLDREYLRDTLMRFHPRF, encoded by the coding sequence TTGGAGCGATCAATGTCGGATCATTCCATTGAAGCATATTTGCGTGATGTAGAAAAACTGGAACAGTATCTAACCGGCCATGGTAAAGGCAATTTGCGACCACAGGATGTAACGCTGGCAGAATTGAAGGCGTGTGTGCAATGGATTGCGAAACTTGGTATGACTGCTACCTCACAAGCGAGAACTATTTCGGGGATCAAGGCATTTTATAAATTTCTCTTGTTGGAAGATATGGCAAAAGAAGATCCAACCCAGTTGCTCGAAGCTCCCAAGATCCAGCGGAAGCTACCGGATGTGCTGACATTTGAAGAAATTGAAAAGATGATTGCGCAGATTTCGCTGGACACTGCTGAAGGCCACCGCAACAAAGCGATCCTGGAAACGATGTACAGTTGCGGACTCCGGGTGAGTGAAGTGATTAACCTGCAGATCACGCAGCTGCACATGGATGTTGGTTTTATCCAGGTGATCGGTAAGGGAGATAAAGAGCGGCTGGTACCAATAGGCAAAGATGCCATGCGACAAATAGATATTTACCGGCGCAATGTTCGTATACACATGCCCGTTAAACATGGAGAAGAAGATACTTTATTCCTCAACCGCCGGGGCAGTGTACTAAGCAGGGTGATGATTTTCCTGGTGATCAAGGAGCTGGCAAAGAAAGCGGGTATCGTTAAAAATGTATCACCCCACACCTTCCGGCATTCATTTGCCACCCACCTGATAGAAGGCGGCGCCGATCTCCGGGCCGTGCAGGAGATGCTGGGACATGAAAGTATTACTACCACAGAAATCTATACACATCTTGACCGGGAATACCTCCGGGATACGTTGATGCGCTTCCACCCGAGGTTTTAA
- a CDS encoding histidine kinase yields MQIIDIIVIGTTVMLILGVIVILLVMLQQKQVIQYKLAIRDKDLQLQRERLIAVLQGQEQERKRIAEDLHDEVGAQLSVLKLNLGGLQPLLKTGNGETERLKETKDFTDTIIQQLRFISQSLHPQALDNLGLAHALDSFCNLMNKNKQVKVSFHKTTNGQTVDREKALNVYRVVQELLNNILKHAEAQEVTITYQTSPSLLTITVEDDGNGQLLPSLEASRKKTGSLGLKNIGSRLNIIGGNINFTARTPQGTTATISVENYQSPTHNS; encoded by the coding sequence ATGCAGATAATTGATATTATTGTAATTGGTACTACAGTAATGTTAATCCTGGGGGTCATTGTGATATTACTGGTAATGCTGCAACAAAAGCAGGTTATCCAATATAAACTTGCTATCAGAGATAAAGACTTACAGCTCCAACGTGAACGCCTCATCGCAGTTTTACAAGGTCAGGAACAGGAAAGAAAAAGAATAGCGGAAGACCTGCACGATGAAGTAGGTGCACAGCTTTCTGTACTGAAACTCAACCTGGGTGGCCTGCAGCCCCTTCTCAAAACCGGTAACGGTGAAACCGAAAGGCTCAAAGAAACCAAAGATTTCACCGACACTATTATCCAGCAATTACGGTTTATCTCCCAAAGTCTGCACCCGCAGGCACTGGACAACCTGGGCCTGGCACATGCGCTGGACTCTTTCTGCAACCTGATGAATAAAAACAAACAGGTGAAAGTGTCTTTCCATAAAACCACTAACGGGCAAACGGTTGACAGGGAAAAAGCACTCAACGTATACCGCGTGGTACAGGAACTGCTCAATAACATCCTGAAACATGCCGAAGCACAGGAAGTAACTATCACTTACCAGACCAGTCCTTCCCTGCTGACCATTACCGTAGAAGATGATGGCAACGGCCAGCTACTCCCCTCCCTGGAAGCATCCAGGAAAAAGACCGGGAGCCTTGGCCTTAAAAATATTGGCAGCCGCCTGAATATTATCGGTGGAAATATTAACTTCACTGCAAGAACACCACAAGGTACCACCGCTACTATCAGTGTAGAAAATTACCAGTCGCCAACACATAATAGTTGA
- a CDS encoding response regulator transcription factor, with the protein MAHIKVAIADDHKIFRSGVINTLIPYENISFIFEADDGVHLLQIMEQQQQPDVILMDLKMPNMDGIEATIKVREKYPDVKIIILTMYEDDNFIIHLMENGANAYLLKNAEPEEIYEAICTTHDKGFYFNENVNLALLKKVLHKNKQQFKPTLKNEIHLNEREEEVLKLICGEYTTQEISEQIFLSPRTVEGIRQKLLEKLSVKNSVGLVLYAFRNGLIE; encoded by the coding sequence ATGGCGCACATTAAAGTGGCAATTGCGGATGATCATAAAATTTTCCGCAGTGGAGTGATCAACACATTGATTCCGTACGAAAATATCAGCTTCATTTTTGAAGCAGATGATGGGGTGCATCTATTACAGATCATGGAGCAACAACAACAGCCGGACGTTATTCTCATGGATCTTAAAATGCCCAACATGGATGGCATTGAAGCCACTATTAAGGTAAGAGAGAAATACCCGGATGTGAAAATTATCATCCTGACCATGTATGAAGATGATAACTTTATTATACATCTCATGGAAAACGGTGCAAATGCCTATCTGTTAAAAAATGCCGAACCCGAAGAAATTTATGAAGCCATCTGTACTACCCATGATAAGGGTTTTTACTTTAATGAAAATGTAAACCTGGCACTCCTGAAAAAGGTGTTGCATAAAAACAAACAACAATTTAAACCTACACTCAAAAACGAAATCCACCTAAACGAGCGCGAAGAAGAAGTATTAAAACTCATCTGCGGTGAATACACCACCCAGGAAATTTCAGAACAGATCTTCCTGAGCCCCCGTACCGTGGAGGGTATCCGGCAAAAACTGCTGGAAAAACTCAGCGTAAAAAACAGCGTAGGCCTTGTACTGTATGCATTTAGAAACGGGCTGATTGAATAA
- a CDS encoding DUF2911 domain-containing protein: MRTLRTFAATAGAMLLMYAGTTLAQGIKMPAPSPSQSVKQDFALSSVELNYSRPVKKGRVVMGDLVPYNKVWRTGANSATTLTFGEDVKFGGVDVKAGKYGLLTIPGAKQWTVILTSSLDVTSPAAYKPENDVARVKVTPVTVPVSQESFSIEFEKVLSSSMVLSINWDKTKVPVVITADIDSKIMSQIDEAMQSDKKPYFQAAVYYYENNRDIKKAVEWIDLAADQTPDAFWVWYQKARIHAKAKDTKGAKEAALKSIELAKAAKNDDYVELNNKLLATIK; the protein is encoded by the coding sequence ATGAGAACTTTACGAACCTTTGCGGCAACAGCAGGCGCAATGCTGCTGATGTACGCCGGCACAACTTTAGCACAGGGAATTAAAATGCCAGCTCCCAGTCCTTCACAATCTGTAAAACAGGATTTTGCTTTATCCAGTGTAGAACTGAACTACTCCCGCCCGGTTAAAAAAGGCAGGGTGGTAATGGGCGACCTGGTACCTTACAATAAAGTTTGGAGAACCGGCGCCAACTCCGCTACTACCCTTACTTTCGGTGAGGATGTAAAATTCGGTGGCGTTGATGTGAAAGCCGGTAAATACGGTTTGCTCACCATCCCCGGTGCCAAACAATGGACCGTGATCCTCACCAGCAGCCTTGATGTAACCAGCCCCGCTGCCTACAAACCAGAGAATGATGTGGCCCGCGTAAAAGTTACGCCGGTAACCGTGCCTGTCTCCCAGGAAAGCTTCAGCATTGAATTTGAAAAGGTATTGTCTTCCTCCATGGTCCTCTCTATCAACTGGGACAAGACCAAAGTTCCGGTGGTGATCACTGCTGACATTGACAGCAAGATCATGTCGCAGATCGACGAAGCCATGCAGTCTGACAAGAAGCCTTATTTCCAGGCGGCTGTATACTATTATGAAAACAACCGCGATATTAAAAAAGCGGTAGAATGGATTGACCTGGCAGCAGATCAAACCCCGGATGCATTTTGGGTATGGTACCAGAAAGCCCGGATCCATGCTAAAGCAAAAGACACGAAAGGCGCCAAGGAAGCGGCTTTGAAGTCTATTGAGCTGGCTAAGGCAGCAAAGAATGATGATTACGTAGAGCTGAACAACAAGCTGCTCGCAACAATAAAATAA
- a CDS encoding DUF1360 domain-containing protein: MDWLLFFVCILATWRITHLVQAEDGPFDMIFKLRKMMGNSQVGKMMDCFYCLSIWTAIPSALLLGDTWPVRIVYWLALSGAAIIIEQLVSGHKNQ; this comes from the coding sequence ATGGACTGGCTTTTATTCTTCGTTTGTATATTGGCTACCTGGCGGATCACGCACCTGGTGCAAGCGGAAGATGGACCGTTTGACATGATTTTCAAACTACGCAAAATGATGGGCAACAGTCAGGTCGGTAAGATGATGGATTGTTTCTACTGTCTGAGTATCTGGACAGCCATACCTTCCGCTCTTCTCCTCGGCGACACCTGGCCTGTACGCATTGTATACTGGCTGGCATTATCCGGTGCAGCTATTATCATCGAACAACTGGTATCCGGGCACAAAAATCAATAG
- a CDS encoding sodium:solute symporter: MSLLDWIVLISTLTIIILYGIWKSRGKQNMDSYFLGNQSMPWYIILLSIIGTQASAITFISAPGQAYTDGMRFVQYYFGLPLAMVVLCITFVPIFHKLKVFTAYEFLEQRFDLKTRTLASALFLIQRGLSTGISICAPSIILSSLLGWNLYWTNMVMGGLLIIYTVAGGTRAVAYTQTLQLFIIFGGMFLAGWMVVHLLPPDIGLKEALHVSGKMDKLNVIVTKFDWKDKYNIWSGLIGGFFLALSYFGTDQSQVGRYLTARSVRESRMGLLMNGLVKVPMQFVILLIGAMVFVFYLYFRAPIFFNEGQLAKVHNTEQGPALTQLEGEYNALGTIKQQQVKTLAAALESEDAAQVAIAKEALLQTDDKALAVRQEALTLIKKADPTADTNDTNYIFLHFVVNSLPKGLVGLLIAIIFLASWGSIAAALNSLASTTVIDVYKRLYNEEATPEHYLKISRFSTLIWGVFCIVVAQFASGLGSLIEAVNILGSWFYGVTLGIFMVAFYVKKVGGTATFWGAIAAEAVVLIMYWLEQVSFLWLNAIGCIMAVLFALLIQAFLPPKRPSPVSAG; the protein is encoded by the coding sequence ATGAGTCTATTAGATTGGATCGTGCTCATTTCCACGCTCACGATTATAATATTATATGGTATCTGGAAAAGCCGTGGAAAGCAGAATATGGATAGCTATTTCCTGGGCAACCAGTCTATGCCCTGGTACATCATATTGTTGTCTATCATCGGTACACAGGCCAGCGCCATCACATTTATTTCCGCACCCGGTCAGGCTTATACGGACGGGATGCGTTTTGTGCAGTATTATTTTGGTCTGCCACTGGCTATGGTGGTGCTTTGTATCACCTTCGTTCCGATCTTTCATAAGCTGAAAGTTTTTACGGCTTATGAATTTCTGGAGCAACGCTTTGACCTGAAAACACGCACACTTGCATCCGCATTGTTCCTTATTCAACGCGGACTGTCCACCGGGATCAGTATCTGCGCGCCTTCCATTATCCTGTCTTCCCTGCTTGGCTGGAACCTTTACTGGACCAATATGGTCATGGGTGGATTGCTGATCATCTACACGGTTGCAGGAGGCACCCGTGCGGTAGCCTATACACAAACATTGCAGCTGTTCATCATCTTCGGGGGCATGTTCCTCGCGGGTTGGATGGTGGTGCATTTATTACCGCCTGATATCGGACTGAAAGAAGCCCTGCACGTATCCGGCAAAATGGATAAACTGAATGTGATTGTAACGAAGTTCGACTGGAAGGATAAATATAATATCTGGAGTGGATTGATAGGGGGCTTTTTCCTGGCACTATCTTATTTTGGTACTGATCAGTCGCAGGTGGGGCGCTATCTCACGGCCCGCTCTGTGAGAGAAAGCCGGATGGGTTTATTAATGAACGGACTGGTAAAAGTACCCATGCAATTTGTGATCCTGCTGATTGGTGCGATGGTATTTGTATTTTATCTCTACTTCCGGGCGCCTATCTTCTTTAATGAAGGTCAACTGGCGAAGGTGCATAACACCGAGCAAGGGCCTGCACTTACACAGCTGGAAGGAGAATATAATGCGTTGGGGACTATCAAACAACAACAGGTAAAAACGCTGGCGGCGGCACTGGAATCGGAAGATGCCGCACAGGTGGCGATAGCTAAAGAAGCCCTGCTGCAAACAGACGACAAGGCACTAGCAGTAAGACAGGAAGCCCTGACACTAATCAAAAAAGCAGATCCTACCGCTGATACGAATGATACTAACTATATCTTTTTACATTTTGTTGTAAACAGTCTGCCAAAAGGATTAGTAGGCTTGCTGATCGCCATCATTTTCCTGGCATCGTGGGGCAGTATTGCCGCAGCCCTCAATTCACTGGCATCTACCACGGTGATTGATGTATACAAGCGTTTGTACAATGAAGAAGCTACGCCGGAGCATTATCTCAAAATATCCAGGTTCTCCACACTGATATGGGGGGTGTTCTGTATCGTGGTAGCACAGTTTGCCAGCGGCCTGGGCAGCCTGATAGAAGCCGTGAATATATTGGGGTCCTGGTTTTACGGTGTTACGCTCGGTATTTTTATGGTGGCTTTTTATGTGAAAAAAGTAGGGGGCACTGCCACTTTCTGGGGTGCAATAGCTGCAGAAGCGGTGGTGTTGATCATGTACTGGCTGGAGCAGGTATCTTTCCTGTGGCTCAATGCTATCGGGTGTATCATGGCTGTATTGTTTGCACTATTGATCCAGGCATTCCTGCCACCGAAACGGCCTAGTCCAGTTTCAGCAGGTTAG